DNA sequence from the Ruminococcus albus 7 = DSM 20455 genome:
TGCTGTGACCCATGTATTTATAGATGATCCTACCCGCGGCTACGGTATATTTGCAGAAGATATGTTCTTGCGTGCTGAAGAAACTACAGGATGAAAAAAAGGCAGTGCCGCGTGTTTCAAGCGGTACTGCCTTGCTGTTATCTTTTCTCGATATCTCTGTGGGTGAGCCTGATGGTCTTGCCCGTGTCAATAAGATGCTTTGCTACAGCCTCGGCAAAGGTTACGCTCCTGTGTTTGCCGCCTGTACAGCCGAAAGCTATGACCAGCTGTGCCTTGCCCTCTTTTTCATAAAGGGGGATAAGGAAGTCGATAAGGTCGGTGAGTTTGCCAAGAAGTGTCTGTGCTTCCTTGAAACTCATAACGTATCCCGATACTGCAGTGTCAAGACCTGTCTTATTTTTAAGCTCTGCAATATAGAAGGGATTAGGCAGGCATCTCACATCGAAGGTCAGGTCTGCATCATTCATCACTCCGTACTTGAAGCCGAAGGAGCGTACTTCTATCCTCATGGCTGATTGTCCTGCGCCTAAGAATATATCGTACATCTTTGCTTTGAATTCGGCAGACGAAGTAGTGGAGGTGTCGATATAGTAGTCTACATTGTCACGTACTGATTCCAGCAGTCTGCGCTCGGTCTCGATGGCATCGCGGATATTGCCGTTGGCTATCTCGTAAAGCGGATGTCTGCGGCGTGTTTCCTTGTAGCGGCGCATTATTACTTCATCACTGCAATCAAGAAACATCACTTTGACGTTTATGCCCATATCACGCATATCTTTTACAGCGTCCTTCAGCTTCATGAACAGTGCTCCGCCGCGGACATCGGCAACGAATGCTACCTTGTCGATATTGCCCTCGGACTGAGCGCATATATCCGCAAACTTTACCATAAGCTCGGGTGGCATATTATCTATACAGTAATAACCTATATCCTCCAGCACGTTGACAGCTGTGGATTTTCCTGCTCCCGAAATACCTGTAACTACTACGAACTGCACCTCATAACTCCCCTTTACTTTATGATCGAGGGAATATCGCCCTACGCCTCGTAGGGGATATACCTTACCTCACATTCCAGCTCAATGCCCGAATCCTTGTATACCTTATCCTTGACCTGTCTGATAAGCTCCAGCACATCAGCACTGGTGGCACCGCCCTTGTTTACTACGAAACCGCAGTGCTTTTCGCTTACCTGTGCACCGCCAACGGAGAATCCTCTCAGTCCGCTGTCCTGTATCAGCTTTCCTGCGAACAGCCCTTCGCCCTCGGGCCTTTTGAAGGTACTTCCCGCACTGGGCATATTCAGCGGCTGCTTATCGCGGCGGCGGCCCATAAGGTCTACCATCTTATCCTGTATATCATCATAGCTTCCCGAAGGCAGTTCAAATTCGCCTTCGACTATAAGTTCACCGCTTGCTATGAATCTGCTGGTCCTGTACCCGAACTTCATCTGGTCGGCTTTGTATTCAAACTGTCTTCCGTCGCGGTCAACAGCTCTGCCGTACTTGATAACGTCCTTTATCTCTCCGCCGTAAGCACCTGCGTTCATAAATATGGCGCCGCCCACGCTTCCGGGGATGCCATAAGCGAATTCCAGTCCGCTGAGAGAATGCTCGAGCGCAAATCTGCAAAGCTTCAGCAAAGGACAGCCTGCCTGTGCTACGATGGTATTATCATCCTTCATATATATCTTATCCATCGAGCTTCCTATCAGGAATATTATGCCGTTGAAGCCTCTGTCATCAAACAGTACGTTTGATCCGTTGCCCAGTGCCATAGTCCTGATCCCAAGGCGGTTCGCTTCCTCCCACAGCTGTGAGATCGCATCGGGTGAATTTATATCTATCATTGCCGTACATTGTCCGCCTATACGGAAAGTGTTATGCTTATCCAGCGGCTCATCGGGGAGCACTCTGCATTCAAGCTCCTCGGCAAGGTTCAGCAATGAACGTGTATTCATATCAAGTTCTTTCACTTGTGTTTCTCCTTACTATATATTTATGTAAAGCACCGCATGGCGGAGCGTATATCATTATCAGTATGCATCCCAGTTCTTTACAGACTCCTTGGTATCCATTTCCAGACCAAGATTCTGCAGAAGCTCGGCAGCTGCGTTATAGCCCATCTTTTTATGACGGTTGTTCATGGCAGCAACTTCAAGGATGACTGCAAGGTTACGTCCGGGCTTGATGGGTATAGTCAGGCTGGGCACCTTTATGCCGAGTATGGATGCATACTCGTTGTCAACGCCCATTCTGTCATATATCTTCTTGCTGTCCCAGGGTTCGAGCTGAACTACCAGGTCTATCTTCTCGGATATCTTTACGGCACCCATACCGAACAGACGACGGGTATTGATAATACCTATGCCGCGCAGTTCAAGAAAATGCCTGATATTATCGGGGGACTGTCCTACCAGTGTCCTGCTGGAGGTCTTTCTTATCTCGACGGCATCATCAGCTACAAGACGGTGTCCGCGCTTTACCAGCTCGATTGCAGTCTCGCTCTTACCTACACCGCTCTCGCCCACGATGAGTATGCCTTCACCGTATACTTCGATAAGAACGCCGTGACGGGTGATACGGGGAGCAAGCTCAACATTCAGGTAGCCGATAAGTGCTGCGATGAACGCGGTAGTACTGTCGGCGGTACGAGCTATGGGTACCCCGTATTTTGAGGCTATCTCTATCATTTCGGGATAAAGCTCATGGCTTCTTGCAACGATGAACATGGGTATCTTAGTGGCAAAAAGTGCATCTAGCCTCTGTCTTCTTACTTCTTCATCTATGGAAGCAAGATATGCAAATTCCATGTTTCCGCATATCTGTACACGCTCGGCATTGAAGTACTCATAAAAGCCCATAAGCTGCAGACCGGGACGGTTGCAGTCGTTGTCTGTGACGATAAGCTCGTCAATGTTGTCGGGTGCATAAAGTACCTCCAGCCCGAGCTGTTTTATTATCTCGTTTACGGTAACACTGAATATCTCAGCCATAGTTATCAACTCCTTGTTATTTTTTAATACGGTCGTATTTCAGTATGTCAGATAATATTTCAAAGCCCGTTTACAGGGTTATATTCCCCTCATTCAGCATCTCCTGCGCCGCCAGCATTATGCCCATTTTGCCGCTGGGATAGGTTATACCGCCCTGTAACCATACAGCGTAAGGTTCGCGTATGGGGGCATCGGCAGAAAGTTCGATGGAAGCGCCCATTGTGAATGCACCCGCCGCCATGATGACCTTGCTCTCGTAGCCGGGCATATCCCATGCTTCGGGAGTAACATAGCTGTCAACGGGGCTGCCTTTCTGTATGCCCTTGCAGAATGCTGTCAGGTTCTTCTCGTTTTCAAGCAGGATAGATGCGATGATATCCGTCCTCTTTTCACTGCTTTCTGGAAGGGTCTTGTAACCCAGCTTTTCAAAAAGTCGGCAGGCGAAAACGGAAGTTTTCAGGGCATTTGCTACTGTCTGCGGGCAGAGGAAGAAGCCCAGAAGTATCTCTCTGTTCATGTTCAGCGAACAGCCTACTTCCTTGCCCATGCCCACGCAGGTGAGCCTGTCTGCGCATTTTTCCACAAGGTCTGCACGTCCGCAGATGTATCCGCCTGTGCTTGCTATTCCGCCGCCGGGGTTCTTTATCAGCGAACCTACTATCAGGTCAGCACCCACTGCGAGGGGTTCTTTTTCTTCAACAAATTCGCCGTAGCAGTTGTCTGTGAGTATAATTATATCGGGGTTTGCAGACTTTGCTGCCTTTATTGCTTCGCCTATAACATCAACCGTGAAAGAAGGTCTGAGTGAGTATCCTCTCGATCTCTGTATATAGCCTACCTTTGCGCCCTTAGCCGCTTTAGCTATGGCTTCAAGGTCGGGAGTTCCGTCCTCTTTGAGTTCGACGATACTGCTCTTTACGCCGAAATCTCTCAGCGAACCGCTGCCCTTGTCGCCCTCTTTGCCCACAACGCCTTCAAGGGTATCGTAGGGTGCGCCTGTGAGAAAACACAGCTCATCATCGGGGCGGAGTATACCGAAAAGCGCAGTGGAAAGCGCGTGGGTGCCGTTTACAAAAGTATGCCTTACTATTGCGTCCTCGCCGCCCAGTGCCTGAGCATACACCTTATCAGCGGTATCTCTGCCAATATCGCCGTAGCCGTAGCCCGTAGTGCCTTTAAGACAGCCCTCGCTGACGCGGTTGTCGATGAATGCTTTCAGAACTTTCTGTCCGTTTATCTCAGCGATGCGGTCTATCTCCGCAAAGACTTCTTTGCATTCGCTCTCAGCCTGAGCTGCAAGAGTAACTATTTTTTCGTCTATTCCAAAAATGTTTGTCAATTATTTCACCTCATGTAGATCTTTTTCCGGCATAGGTTTCTCAACGTTGTATATCGCACCGTACCATCTAAAAATTATTGCGTCCGAAAGCTACTGTAAGAGCAGCGAAGATCGCCAGCAGAGTGAAGTTCACTCCACCTGTGCCCGGTACGAAATATTTTGACGGGTCATTAGGATCTATCATTATTTTTTTCTTGTACATATCGAATGCAGGAGTTGAGGACGAGGAGTTTTTGAACTTCGCTTCGCAAGGATACTTTTTTCCTTTGTACTCGTATATGCAGCGAACGGTGAAGTCCCGTCTTTCGATGCCGTCATCGTCCATATATTCATTCACATCATAGTCCACAGGCTGGACTTCAACTTCTACTGTACAGTTTTTAGGGCATTTTTTGCTCTGTATGCCGGTCACCAGCACTATTACCGTCAGCACGGCAAATATCAGTGCAAGAATTGTATTGATGTTAAATCCGGAACGTGTTTTTCTCATAAGATCCGCTCCTTTGAATTGATCTCCTGTTTTTGTTATTTAATGGCTGGGCTTTTCGTCTCGTCTTTCAAGAACTGTATCTATGCCCATGGCTTTGAAACCTATCTCTTCATAATAGCTGACTCTGTGAGGTCTTGCAAAAAGCTTTACAGCTATGCCCTGCTGCCAGAGTCTTTCGCCTATCCAGTAAAGCAGAGTTCTCGCGTGCATCTTTCCTCTTTCCTCGGGGATAGTGCCTACCTGACCTACCAGTGCTATCTTGTCTATTATATACTGTATGGTAGCGGTGGTATAGTCTCCCATAAGGAAAGACTGCGAAAGTCCCCGTCTTATGCGGTGGGAGGTATCTGTCAGCCACATCTCGTAGCTGTCTTCAAGTCTGGGGAAACACTGGGCGAGTATTTTGTATACATCGTCCAGCTTCGGCAGCTCGTCCACCTCCAACTGGGGCAACTTGCCTGTGGGAGAATATGTAAATTCTGTACGCTTTTCACTGCGGTACTCATCATCGAGGAGTACTGCAAGTTTTTCGCCGTACTGCCTTTCAAGCTCCACCGAGAAAGGTTTCAGCATACGCACAAAGCCCGAAAGCTCTTCCAGCATTTCCTCGGGCAGTTCTTTGCCCTCAAATGTGGATACCATAAGCGCACTGTTGAACTCGGAGAACATACCCAGTCGCTCGCCTTTGTATTCCATGAAGAAGAACCGCAGAAAATCGTATTTCGTGCCGTATGCGAGAAAATGCGACTTTATGCGTCTGCTGTAATTATTGTCCCTGAGCCTGTTTATCAGCGCAAGGTCGATATCTTTTGTCTGATATATCATTATAAGTCCTCCGTTCGGGGGATAGGATCATTTTACTTCATGGCTATCCTTTCAGCAAACCACTTAATGCGACCGTATGACATGGTACATTTATTGATGCGTATCCTTTCCGACGCTGCGGGTGTAGGAAGAAGGATACCGTTATTTATTATTGATCCCATAAAAAATGTTTTATGGGGGTGCATCAGTGGGATAGCCATATTTTACCTTACTATACTTTGCTCAGCTGAGTTCGTTTACCAGCTGTTTGAAATGTCTGCCTCTGTCCTCGAACATACGGTACATATCAAAGCTTGCGCAGGCAGGTGTCAGCGATACGATATCGCCCTCCTCTGCATATTCGCGGGCGGTGCGCACAGCTTCTGCCATATCCTTTACGGTGATTATCTTCAGTCCGCTGCCCTTGAAATTAGGAGCAGCTTCAACTGCTGCGCGTATCTTATCCTTGGTCTGACCCATGAGTATCAGCACCTTTACCTTTTCACAGATAGGTGCAGCCATAGGTTCAAAGCTTACGCCCTTATCTGAACCGCCCTGTATCATTATCTGCTTCTGGTCAAAAGCAGCAAGACAAGCCAGAACTCTCGTGGGGCTGGAAGCTATGGAATTGTTGTAATACTTAACACCGTCCAGTTCTCTTACGAACTCTATACGATGCTCAACGCCGCCGAATTCCTTTGCTATCTTAGCAACGTTTTCGGGCTTGACCTCACCGTATGTCATAGCTATGGCAGTGAGATAGTCCTCAACGTTGTGCATACCGGGTATCTTGATATCTTTCATATGTACATATTCGGTGACTTTTCCGCGCTCGTTGTAGCACAGCATACCGTCTTCACGGAGGAATGCGCCGTTATCGGGCTTTTCCTTTATGCTGAACCATGCCAGGTCACCGCGTACTCTGTCCTGAAGACCGCGTGTCACTTCATCATCAAGGCTCAGCACAGACCTTGCGTATGCGTTCTGGTGGTCGAGGATATTGCACTTGGCAAGGGTATATTCCTCCATAGTGCCGTGAACGTTCAGGTGATTTGGGCGGATATTTGTTATGCCCGCAACATCAGGGCTTTCGCGCATGGAAATCAGCTGGAAGCTTGAAAGCTCGCAGACTACCACATCTGTCTCGGAGATAGTCTCCACCAGAGGCAGGAGCGCCTTGCCGATATTTCCGCCCAGATGTACCCTCTTGCCTTCGGATTTGAGGAATTCGCTGACAAGGGTGGTGGTAGTGGTCTTGCCGTCTGAACCTGTAAGCGCATAGGTCTTGCAGGGGCAGAGGTCAAAGAAAGTTTCCATTTCGGAGGTTATAACTATGCCTTGCTTTCTGGCTTTTGTAAGTGTAGGGTCATTGTAGTACATACCCGGTGTGCGGAAAACTATATCGCAGTTGAATATCTCATCGAGATAATCTGCGCCCAGCGCGAACTCACAGCCCTTTGCCCTGAAATCTTCGATCAGCATAGGATCGAATTCATCCTCGTCACGCTTGTCGCAGATAACGCAGTTTATACCTTTTGAAAGGAATACCTTTATAAGGTCGGTATGGCTGACGCCTACGCCTATGAAAGCTACTCTTTTATCCTTTATCGCATTGAAATACTTTTGTGCCTTGGTCATCTCGATCTCTCCTTA
Encoded proteins:
- the hprK gene encoding HPr(Ser) kinase/phosphatase is translated as MAEIFSVTVNEIIKQLGLEVLYAPDNIDELIVTDNDCNRPGLQLMGFYEYFNAERVQICGNMEFAYLASIDEEVRRQRLDALFATKIPMFIVARSHELYPEMIEIASKYGVPIARTADSTTAFIAALIGYLNVELAPRITRHGVLIEVYGEGILIVGESGVGKSETAIELVKRGHRLVADDAVEIRKTSSRTLVGQSPDNIRHFLELRGIGIINTRRLFGMGAVKISEKIDLVVQLEPWDSKKIYDRMGVDNEYASILGIKVPSLTIPIKPGRNLAVILEVAAMNNRHKKMGYNAAAELLQNLGLEMDTKESVKNWDAY
- the rapZ gene encoding RNase adapter RapZ; amino-acid sequence: MQFVVVTGISGAGKSTAVNVLEDIGYYCIDNMPPELMVKFADICAQSEGNIDKVAFVADVRGGALFMKLKDAVKDMRDMGINVKVMFLDCSDEVIMRRYKETRRRHPLYEIANGNIRDAIETERRLLESVRDNVDYYIDTSTTSSAEFKAKMYDIFLGAGQSAMRIEVRSFGFKYGVMNDADLTFDVRCLPNPFYIAELKNKTGLDTAVSGYVMSFKEAQTLLGKLTDLIDFLIPLYEKEGKAQLVIAFGCTGGKHRSVTFAEAVAKHLIDTGKTIRLTHRDIEKR
- the murD gene encoding UDP-N-acetylmuramoyl-L-alanine--D-glutamate ligase; translated protein: MTKAQKYFNAIKDKRVAFIGVGVSHTDLIKVFLSKGINCVICDKRDEDEFDPMLIEDFRAKGCEFALGADYLDEIFNCDIVFRTPGMYYNDPTLTKARKQGIVITSEMETFFDLCPCKTYALTGSDGKTTTTTLVSEFLKSEGKRVHLGGNIGKALLPLVETISETDVVVCELSSFQLISMRESPDVAGITNIRPNHLNVHGTMEEYTLAKCNILDHQNAYARSVLSLDDEVTRGLQDRVRGDLAWFSIKEKPDNGAFLREDGMLCYNERGKVTEYVHMKDIKIPGMHNVEDYLTAIAMTYGEVKPENVAKIAKEFGGVEHRIEFVRELDGVKYYNNSIASSPTRVLACLAAFDQKQIMIQGGSDKGVSFEPMAAPICEKVKVLILMGQTKDKIRAAVEAAPNFKGSGLKIITVKDMAEAVRTAREYAEEGDIVSLTPACASFDMYRMFEDRGRHFKQLVNELS
- the murB gene encoding UDP-N-acetylmuramate dehydrogenase yields the protein MKELDMNTRSLLNLAEELECRVLPDEPLDKHNTFRIGGQCTAMIDINSPDAISQLWEEANRLGIRTMALGNGSNVLFDDRGFNGIIFLIGSSMDKIYMKDDNTIVAQAGCPLLKLCRFALEHSLSGLEFAYGIPGSVGGAIFMNAGAYGGEIKDVIKYGRAVDRDGRQFEYKADQMKFGYRTSRFIASGELIVEGEFELPSGSYDDIQDKMVDLMGRRRDKQPLNMPSAGSTFKRPEGEGLFAGKLIQDSGLRGFSVGGAQVSEKHCGFVVNKGGATSADVLELIRQVKDKVYKDSGIELECEVRYIPYEA
- a CDS encoding aminotransferase class I/II-fold pyridoxal phosphate-dependent enzyme, with protein sequence MTNIFGIDEKIVTLAAQAESECKEVFAEIDRIAEINGQKVLKAFIDNRVSEGCLKGTTGYGYGDIGRDTADKVYAQALGGEDAIVRHTFVNGTHALSTALFGILRPDDELCFLTGAPYDTLEGVVGKEGDKGSGSLRDFGVKSSIVELKEDGTPDLEAIAKAAKGAKVGYIQRSRGYSLRPSFTVDVIGEAIKAAKSANPDIIILTDNCYGEFVEEKEPLAVGADLIVGSLIKNPGGGIASTGGYICGRADLVEKCADRLTCVGMGKEVGCSLNMNREILLGFFLCPQTVANALKTSVFACRLFEKLGYKTLPESSEKRTDIIASILLENEKNLTAFCKGIQKGSPVDSYVTPEAWDMPGYESKVIMAAGAFTMGASIELSADAPIREPYAVWLQGGITYPSGKMGIMLAAQEMLNEGNITL